Sequence from the Corallococcus sp. EGB genome:
CCGCGGGCTCGACTACCTCCATCGCTGATGCTCGTTCGCGCCGCCACGTTCAGGACCTGTTGTCACGGCATGTGTTGCCGTGTCGCGGCCGGTCCGTCCGTGCGCATGCGCTGAGCCTCCCTCCGCGCATCCGCGCCCTGTCGGTCTGGCCTGTTCCCGTCACCCGGGGGCAGGCCTTTTCTTTTTCCACCACCGCCCTTCCCCGTCCGGTGCCCGCGCTCCCGTGAGCGCGAGCGCCCCAGGAGCCTCCCGATGTCCCACCGTCGTGCCACAGCCCGGAGCCGCGAGTGATCGAGCTGCGAGGCATCCACAAGGTGTTCAGCCAGGGCGGCCGGCAGGTGACGGCCCTTCACGACGTGTCGCTGCACGTGGCGCAGGGAGAGGTCTTCGGCGTGCTGGGGCGAAGCGGCGCCGGCAAGTCCACCCTCCTGCGCTGCACCAACCTCCTGGAGCGGCCCACGCGCGGCGAGGTGCGCGTGGCGGGACAGGACCTGCTGTCGCTGAGCCCCCACGAGCTACGGCAGGCGAGGCAGGGCATCGGGATGATCTTCCAGCACTTCAACCTCTTCGCCTCACGGACGGTGGAGGGCAACGTCGCCTATCCCCTGGAGGTGATGGGCCTGCCACGCACCGCCATTCGCACGCGCGTGGCGGAGCTATTGTCGCGGGTGGGCCTGTCCGACAAGGCGCGGGCGTATCCCTCGCAGCTCTCGGGTGGGCAGAAGCAGCGGGTGGGCATCGCCCGGGCCCTGGCGCCCCGGCCGAGCGTCCTGCTGTCGGATGAAGCCACGTCCGCGTTGGATCCGGAGACGACCCGCTCGGTGCTCGCGCTGTTGAAGGACCTCCAGCAACAGCTGGGGCTGACGCTGCTGCTCATCACGCATCAACTGGAGGTGGTGAAGGCGCTGTGCGGCTCCGTGGCCGTGCTCGAAGGAGGGAGGCTGGTGGAGCAGGGGCGCGTGCGGGAGCTGCTCGCGCGCCCGGAGTCCCGCCTGCGCGCGCTGTGCTTTCCGCCCCTGTCCGGGCTCCAGGAACCCACGGCGGGTCACCGCGTGGAGCTGTCGCTGACGGACGCGCATGCCCGCAGTCCGCTGCTCAGCACCCTGGCCCGGCGCTTCGACGTGGACGTCCTCTTGCTGGAGGGCGCGCTGGAGCGCGTGGGTGAAGCCCGCGTGGGCCGGCTGCTGGTGGAGCTTCACGGCGGGCCGGAAGCGGTGGCCGGGGCCCGGACCTTCCTGCGCGAGCAGGGATTGACCGCCGGCGAGGCCGCCCATGGGTGACCTGCCGGGAGCGCTGGGGATGGCCACCCTGGAGACGCTCTACATGACGTCGGTGGCGGCGGTGCTGGTGGTGCTCGCGGGCCTGCTGCTGGGCGTGCTGCTGGTGGTGACGGACCGGGGCGGACTCCGGCCGGTGCCCGTGTTGAGCCGGGCGCTGGGAGCGCTGGTGAACGTGGGGCGCTCCATTCCGTTCATCATCCTGATGGTGGCCATCGTCCCGCTCACCCGCTGGGTGGTGGGGACCACCATCGGGACGACGGCGGCCATCGTGCCCCTGGTGGTGGCGGGCATTCCCTTCATGGGCCGCGTGGTGGAACAGGCCCTGCGGGAGGTGGATGCCGGCCGCGTCGAAGCGGCCGTGGCCATGGGCTCCACGCCCCTGCGCATCATCCTCCGCGTGCTGCTCCCGGAGTCCCTACCGTCGCTCGTGCGAGGCACGGCGCTCGTCGTCATCAGCCTGCTCGGTTACAGCGCCATGGCGGGCGCGGTCGGTGGCGGAGGACTGGGCGACCTGGCGGTGAAGTACGGCTACATGCGCTTTCGCGTCGACGTCATGTGGGGCTGCCTCGCGGTGCTGCTGGTGCTCGTGCAGGCCCTGCAATGGCTGGGAGAGCGCCTGGCCTCCCGCTTCGACGCCACCCGTTCCTCCTCTTCCCCTGAGCAGTCCTGAATCCCATGCGCACTTCGTTCCGAATCCTGTCCACGGCCCTCCTGTTCCTCGCGACGTCGTTGTTCGGAGGCTGCAAGCCCGCGCCTTCCGAGTCAGCCCGGGCCTCGCGTCCCCTGAAGGTCGGCGTCAATCCCGTCCCCCACGGAGACATCCTCCGCGTCGCCGCGAAGGTCGCGGAGCGCGACGGCCTCCGCGTGGAGGTGGTGGAGTTCACCGACTACATCCAGCCGAACCTCGCGCTGGCGGAGGGCCAGCTCGACGCCAACTACTTCCAGCACGAGCCCTATCTGGAGCGCTTCGCCGGAGAGCGCCACCTCGCGCTGAAGAGCGTGGGGGCCGTTCACCTGGAGCCGCTGGCGCTCTACTCCCTGCGCTACCGGCAGCTCGCGGAGCTCCCCACGGGCGCGAAGCTCACCCTGCCGGCGGATCCCAGCAATGCCGCACGGGCCCTGCATCTGCTCGCGAAGCAGGGACT
This genomic interval carries:
- a CDS encoding methionine ABC transporter ATP-binding protein → MIELRGIHKVFSQGGRQVTALHDVSLHVAQGEVFGVLGRSGAGKSTLLRCTNLLERPTRGEVRVAGQDLLSLSPHELRQARQGIGMIFQHFNLFASRTVEGNVAYPLEVMGLPRTAIRTRVAELLSRVGLSDKARAYPSQLSGGQKQRVGIARALAPRPSVLLSDEATSALDPETTRSVLALLKDLQQQLGLTLLLITHQLEVVKALCGSVAVLEGGRLVEQGRVRELLARPESRLRALCFPPLSGLQEPTAGHRVELSLTDAHARSPLLSTLARRFDVDVLLLEGALERVGEARVGRLLVELHGGPEAVAGARTFLREQGLTAGEAAHG
- a CDS encoding methionine ABC transporter permease, with the protein product MGDLPGALGMATLETLYMTSVAAVLVVLAGLLLGVLLVVTDRGGLRPVPVLSRALGALVNVGRSIPFIILMVAIVPLTRWVVGTTIGTTAAIVPLVVAGIPFMGRVVEQALREVDAGRVEAAVAMGSTPLRIILRVLLPESLPSLVRGTALVVISLLGYSAMAGAVGGGGLGDLAVKYGYMRFRVDVMWGCLAVLLVLVQALQWLGERLASRFDATRSSSSPEQS
- a CDS encoding MetQ/NlpA family ABC transporter substrate-binding protein, yielding MRTSFRILSTALLFLATSLFGGCKPAPSESARASRPLKVGVNPVPHGDILRVAAKVAERDGLRVEVVEFTDYIQPNLALAEGQLDANYFQHEPYLERFAGERHLALKSVGAVHLEPLALYSLRYRQLAELPTGAKLTLPADPSNAARALHLLAKQGLLTLREGTGAGATLQDVVGNPRKLDLKEIDAEQQPRTLEDVDGAIINGNYFLEAQKQLHLDAHVLASESAARNPYANVLAVRTRDESRPEIRALVKALQSDEVRRYIDSTYGGAVIPAF